A portion of the Poecile atricapillus isolate bPoeAtr1 chromosome 7, bPoeAtr1.hap1, whole genome shotgun sequence genome contains these proteins:
- the ZBTB37 gene encoding zinc finger and BTB domain-containing protein 37 isoform X4, which produces MEKSGNIQLEIPNFSNSVLSHLNQLRMQGRLCDIVVNVQGQAFRAHKVVLAASSPYFRDHMSLNEMSTVSISVIKNPSVFEQLLSFCYTGRICLQLADIISYLTAASFLQMQHIIDKCTQILEGIHFKINVAEVEAELSQTRTKHQERPPESHRATPNLNRSLSPHHNTPKGSRLGQVSTVLDIRELSPPEESTSPQIIEQSSDVEGREPILRINRAGQWYVETGMGERGAQNDEEVRVLGGVRIKTENLEEWLGAEQQPSGEDGSSAEEVTAMVIDTTGHGSLGQEAFALGSSGAKVVRPTSSEIDRFSPSGSMVAVTERYRSKSESPGRMDEPKQPSSQATNS; this is translated from the exons ATGGAGAAGAGTGGAAACATTCAGCTGGAGATTCCTAACTTCAGTAACTCTGTTCTGAGCCACCTGAACCAGCTGCGCATGCAGGGTCGGCTGTGTGACATTGTGGTCAATGTGCAGGGCCAGGCTTTCCGTGCGCACAAGGTGGTGCTGGCTGCCAGCTCGCCCTACTTCCGTGACCACATGTCCCTGAATGAGATGAGCACTGTGTCTATCTCTGTCATCAAGAACCCTTCTGTTTTTgagcagctcctctccttctGCTACACTGGCAGGATATGTCTGCAGCTGGCTGACATTATCAGTTACCTGACAGCTGCCAGTTTCTTGCAGATGCAGCACATCATAGACAAATGCACGCAGATCCTTGAGGGGattcatttcaaaattaatgtGGCGGAGGTGGAAGCGGAATTGAGCCAGACCAGGACAAAGCATCAGGAGAGACCACCCGAGTCTCATCGGGCAACACCAAATCTAAACCGTTCCCTGAGTCCACATCACAACACCCCCAAGGGGAGCCGCCTGGGCCAGGTTAGCACAGTGCTGGACATTCGGGAGCTAAGCCCACCTGAGGAGTCCACCAGCCCCCAAATAATTGAGCAGAGTTCAGATGTGGAAGGCAGGGAGCCCATCCTGCGGATTAACAGAGCAGGACAGTGGTATGTTGAGACAGGAATGGGAGAGCGCGGGGCACAGAACGACGAGGAGGTGCGGGTGCTGGGAGGAGTGCGCATTAAGACGGAAAACCTGGAGGAGTGGCtgggggcagagcagcagccctcGGGAGAAGATGGGAGCAGCGCTGAGGAGGTCACAGCCATGGTGATCGACACCACGGGCCATGGATCGCTGGGCCAGGAGGCTTTTGCCTTAGGCTCCTCTGGAGCCAAAGTGGTCAGGCCGACCAGCAGCGAGATCGACAG ATTTAGCCCTTCTGGTAGCATGGTTGCTGTGACTGAGCGGTACAGATCAAAAAGCGAGTCTCCCGGGCGGATGGATGAGCCTAAGCAGCCCAGTTCCCAG
- the ZBTB37 gene encoding zinc finger and BTB domain-containing protein 37 isoform X2 — protein MEKSGNIQLEIPNFSNSVLSHLNQLRMQGRLCDIVVNVQGQAFRAHKVVLAASSPYFRDHMSLNEMSTVSISVIKNPSVFEQLLSFCYTGRICLQLADIISYLTAASFLQMQHIIDKCTQILEGIHFKINVAEVEAELSQTRTKHQERPPESHRATPNLNRSLSPHHNTPKGSRLGQVSTVLDIRELSPPEESTSPQIIEQSSDVEGREPILRINRAGQWYVETGMGERGAQNDEEVRVLGGVRIKTENLEEWLGAEQQPSGEDGSSAEEVTAMVIDTTGHGSLGQEAFALGSSGAKVVRPTSSEIDRFSPSGSMVAVTERYRSKSESPGRMDEPKQPSSQLRGGCGEDGPRPFLEAHGGKKEQQ, from the exons ATGGAGAAGAGTGGAAACATTCAGCTGGAGATTCCTAACTTCAGTAACTCTGTTCTGAGCCACCTGAACCAGCTGCGCATGCAGGGTCGGCTGTGTGACATTGTGGTCAATGTGCAGGGCCAGGCTTTCCGTGCGCACAAGGTGGTGCTGGCTGCCAGCTCGCCCTACTTCCGTGACCACATGTCCCTGAATGAGATGAGCACTGTGTCTATCTCTGTCATCAAGAACCCTTCTGTTTTTgagcagctcctctccttctGCTACACTGGCAGGATATGTCTGCAGCTGGCTGACATTATCAGTTACCTGACAGCTGCCAGTTTCTTGCAGATGCAGCACATCATAGACAAATGCACGCAGATCCTTGAGGGGattcatttcaaaattaatgtGGCGGAGGTGGAAGCGGAATTGAGCCAGACCAGGACAAAGCATCAGGAGAGACCACCCGAGTCTCATCGGGCAACACCAAATCTAAACCGTTCCCTGAGTCCACATCACAACACCCCCAAGGGGAGCCGCCTGGGCCAGGTTAGCACAGTGCTGGACATTCGGGAGCTAAGCCCACCTGAGGAGTCCACCAGCCCCCAAATAATTGAGCAGAGTTCAGATGTGGAAGGCAGGGAGCCCATCCTGCGGATTAACAGAGCAGGACAGTGGTATGTTGAGACAGGAATGGGAGAGCGCGGGGCACAGAACGACGAGGAGGTGCGGGTGCTGGGAGGAGTGCGCATTAAGACGGAAAACCTGGAGGAGTGGCtgggggcagagcagcagccctcGGGAGAAGATGGGAGCAGCGCTGAGGAGGTCACAGCCATGGTGATCGACACCACGGGCCATGGATCGCTGGGCCAGGAGGCTTTTGCCTTAGGCTCCTCTGGAGCCAAAGTGGTCAGGCCGACCAGCAGCGAGATCGACAG ATTTAGCCCTTCTGGTAGCATGGTTGCTGTGACTGAGCGGTACAGATCAAAAAGCGAGTCTCCCGGGCGGATGGATGAGCCTAAGCAGCCCAGTTCCCAG
- the ZBTB37 gene encoding zinc finger and BTB domain-containing protein 37 isoform X3, which produces MEKSGNIQLEIPNFSNSVLSHLNQLRMQGRLCDIVVNVQGQAFRAHKVVLAASSPYFRDHMSLNEMSTVSISVIKNPSVFEQLLSFCYTGRICLQLADIISYLTAASFLQMQHIIDKCTQILEGIHFKINVAEVEAELSQTRTKHQERPPESHRATPNLNRSLSPHHNTPKGSRLGQVSTVLDIRELSPPEESTSPQIIEQSSDVEGREPILRINRAGQWYVETGMGERGAQNDEEVRVLGGVRIKTENLEEWLGAEQQPSGEDGSSAEEVTAMVIDTTGHGSLGQEAFALGSSGAKVVRPTSSEIDRFSPSGSMVAVTERYRSKSESPGRMDEPKQPSSQQATNS; this is translated from the exons ATGGAGAAGAGTGGAAACATTCAGCTGGAGATTCCTAACTTCAGTAACTCTGTTCTGAGCCACCTGAACCAGCTGCGCATGCAGGGTCGGCTGTGTGACATTGTGGTCAATGTGCAGGGCCAGGCTTTCCGTGCGCACAAGGTGGTGCTGGCTGCCAGCTCGCCCTACTTCCGTGACCACATGTCCCTGAATGAGATGAGCACTGTGTCTATCTCTGTCATCAAGAACCCTTCTGTTTTTgagcagctcctctccttctGCTACACTGGCAGGATATGTCTGCAGCTGGCTGACATTATCAGTTACCTGACAGCTGCCAGTTTCTTGCAGATGCAGCACATCATAGACAAATGCACGCAGATCCTTGAGGGGattcatttcaaaattaatgtGGCGGAGGTGGAAGCGGAATTGAGCCAGACCAGGACAAAGCATCAGGAGAGACCACCCGAGTCTCATCGGGCAACACCAAATCTAAACCGTTCCCTGAGTCCACATCACAACACCCCCAAGGGGAGCCGCCTGGGCCAGGTTAGCACAGTGCTGGACATTCGGGAGCTAAGCCCACCTGAGGAGTCCACCAGCCCCCAAATAATTGAGCAGAGTTCAGATGTGGAAGGCAGGGAGCCCATCCTGCGGATTAACAGAGCAGGACAGTGGTATGTTGAGACAGGAATGGGAGAGCGCGGGGCACAGAACGACGAGGAGGTGCGGGTGCTGGGAGGAGTGCGCATTAAGACGGAAAACCTGGAGGAGTGGCtgggggcagagcagcagccctcGGGAGAAGATGGGAGCAGCGCTGAGGAGGTCACAGCCATGGTGATCGACACCACGGGCCATGGATCGCTGGGCCAGGAGGCTTTTGCCTTAGGCTCCTCTGGAGCCAAAGTGGTCAGGCCGACCAGCAGCGAGATCGACAG ATTTAGCCCTTCTGGTAGCATGGTTGCTGTGACTGAGCGGTACAGATCAAAAAGCGAGTCTCCCGGGCGGATGGATGAGCCTAAGCAGCCCAGTTCCCAG